One window of the Gehongia tenuis genome contains the following:
- the asnS gene encoding asparagine--tRNA ligase codes for MSIELRSLHKDPAACEGQTVSVNGWVRTVRDSKVFAFIELADGTAFRPVQLVLDKNETEDFDRWVKLKLGSAITATGRVVLTPEAKQPYEIKVERIELVGDCDAAYPLQKKRHTPEYLRTIAHLRPRTNLFQAVFRIRSLAAYALHRFFQERGFIYVQTPLITASDCEGAGEMFQVTTLDLKNVPMDKGEVDFGKDFFGKPANLTVSGQLNAESFCLAFKNVYTFGPTFRAENSNTPRHAAEFWMLEPEIAFADLSDNMDLAEDMTKYVLTYLLEHARDDLTFLNQFVDKGLIQRVEALAGSEFVRITYTEAIERLQKSGASFQFPTAWGEELQTEHERYLTEKIFHGPVFVTDYPKDVKAFYMRVNDDGKTVAAMDMLVPGVGELIGGSQREERLDVLLARMKEMGLEEAPYWWYLDLRKYGGTPHAGFGIGFDRLVMYVTGVTNIRDVLPFPRTAKSAEF; via the coding sequence ATGTCCATTGAGTTGCGCTCATTGCACAAGGATCCCGCGGCCTGCGAGGGCCAAACGGTCAGCGTCAACGGCTGGGTGCGCACCGTTCGGGATTCCAAGGTTTTTGCATTTATCGAACTGGCCGACGGCACCGCCTTCCGGCCGGTCCAGCTGGTTCTGGACAAAAACGAGACGGAGGACTTCGACCGCTGGGTAAAGCTGAAGCTGGGCTCGGCCATCACCGCCACAGGCAGGGTGGTGCTCACCCCCGAAGCGAAACAGCCCTACGAGATCAAGGTGGAAAGAATTGAGCTGGTGGGGGACTGCGACGCCGCCTATCCGCTGCAAAAAAAGCGGCACACGCCGGAATATCTTCGGACCATCGCCCATCTCCGGCCCCGGACCAATCTGTTCCAGGCTGTGTTCCGGATCCGTTCCCTGGCGGCCTATGCGCTGCACCGTTTCTTCCAGGAGCGGGGGTTCATCTATGTCCAGACGCCCCTCATCACCGCCAGTGACTGCGAGGGCGCGGGCGAGATGTTCCAGGTGACCACCCTGGACCTCAAGAACGTGCCCATGGATAAAGGCGAGGTGGATTTCGGCAAGGATTTCTTCGGCAAGCCCGCCAACCTCACCGTATCCGGCCAGCTGAACGCCGAATCCTTCTGTCTGGCCTTTAAAAACGTCTACACCTTCGGCCCCACCTTCCGGGCGGAAAATTCCAACACGCCCCGCCATGCTGCGGAGTTTTGGATGCTGGAGCCGGAGATCGCCTTTGCGGATCTCTCCGACAACATGGATCTTGCCGAAGACATGACGAAATACGTGCTGACCTATCTGTTGGAGCACGCGAGGGATGATCTGACCTTCCTCAACCAGTTTGTGGACAAAGGGCTCATCCAGCGCGTGGAGGCGCTGGCTGGCTCCGAGTTCGTCCGAATCACCTACACCGAGGCCATCGAGCGGCTGCAAAAATCCGGCGCGAGCTTCCAGTTCCCCACCGCTTGGGGCGAGGAGCTTCAGACCGAGCACGAGCGTTACCTCACCGAGAAGATTTTCCACGGGCCGGTGTTCGTCACCGATTACCCCAAGGATGTGAAGGCCTTTTACATGCGGGTGAACGATGACGGAAAGACGGTCGCCGCCATGGATATGCTGGTACCCGGCGTGGGCGAGCTGATCGGCGGCAGCCAGCGCGAGGAACGGCTGGACGTACTTCTGGCCCGCATGAAGGAGATGGGTCTCGAAGAAGCGCCCTACTGGTGGTATCTCGACCTGCGCAAATACGGCGGAACGCCCCACGCCGGTTTTGGCATCGGTTTCGATCGGCTGGTCATGTACGTCACCGGCGTCACCAACATCCGGGACGTGCTGCCCTTCCCCCGCACCGCGAAGAGTGCCGAATTCTAG
- a CDS encoding cation:proton antiporter, with translation MEGNTLFYLAIILFSGLFFGRMVKHLKLPNVTGYLIAGLIIGPHILGIIPEHAVEGLSLVSEMALGFIAFSIGSEFKASYFKRVGFTPVVIAITEGVGAIILVTATMLLVGYDWPFALVIGAIASATAPAATIMVVRQYKAKGPLTETLMSVVALDDAVALIGFGFAVTAAKAILSVGEGSMLLSILSPFYEVGVSLLLGGALGFIFTFPLRWFKKESNRLCLTVGFVFAGVALAGLVGGSSLLVCMALGATLVNVHKSGEKILKLADTITPPIFMMFFVVSGAELDISLIPSIGIVGVGYVVARVIGKLAGARLGAVIMKAPEPVKKYLGFTLIPQAGVAIGLTLIAETVLPGEYASVIRAVVLCATFIYEIVGPAISKFALKKAGEIAEG, from the coding sequence ATGGAAGGCAACACACTGTTCTATCTGGCCATTATTCTGTTCTCCGGCCTTTTCTTCGGCAGAATGGTCAAGCATTTGAAGCTCCCCAATGTCACGGGCTACCTGATCGCGGGCCTCATTATCGGCCCGCACATCCTCGGCATCATCCCGGAACATGCGGTGGAAGGCCTGTCCCTGGTTTCGGAGATGGCCCTTGGCTTTATTGCCTTTTCCATCGGCAGCGAATTTAAGGCCAGCTATTTTAAACGGGTGGGCTTCACGCCGGTGGTGATCGCCATCACCGAAGGCGTGGGCGCCATCATCCTGGTGACAGCCACCATGCTGCTGGTGGGTTACGACTGGCCCTTTGCGCTGGTGATCGGCGCCATCGCTTCGGCCACCGCTCCCGCGGCCACCATCATGGTGGTCCGCCAATACAAGGCGAAGGGCCCGCTGACGGAAACCCTGATGAGCGTGGTGGCGCTGGACGACGCGGTGGCACTCATTGGATTCGGTTTTGCGGTGACGGCGGCAAAGGCCATTCTTTCCGTTGGGGAGGGCAGCATGCTGCTGTCCATACTCTCCCCCTTCTACGAGGTGGGGGTGTCGCTGCTTTTGGGCGGAGCGCTGGGGTTCATCTTCACTTTTCCCCTTCGATGGTTCAAAAAGGAATCCAATCGCCTGTGCCTGACGGTGGGTTTTGTGTTCGCCGGCGTGGCGCTGGCGGGCCTGGTGGGCGGCTCCTCCCTGCTGGTCTGCATGGCGCTTGGCGCTACCTTGGTCAATGTCCATAAGAGCGGCGAAAAGATTCTGAAGCTTGCCGACACCATCACGCCGCCCATCTTCATGATGTTTTTCGTGGTCAGCGGCGCGGAACTGGATATCTCCCTCATCCCGTCCATCGGTATCGTGGGCGTGGGTTATGTGGTGGCCAGGGTGATTGGAAAGCTTGCCGGAGCGCGCCTTGGCGCCGTTATCATGAAGGCGCCGGAACCGGTAAAGAAGTATCTGGGATTCACGCTCATCCCTCAAGCGGGCGTGGCCATTGGCCTCACGCTCATTGCGGAGACGGTATTGCCCGGGGAATATGCGTCGGTGATTCGAGCGGTGGTTCTTTGCGCCACCTTCATCTACGAGATCGTGGGGCCGGCCATTTCCAAGTTTGCGTTGAAAAAGGCGGGCGAAATCGCCGAAGGCTAA
- a CDS encoding MATE family efflux transporter, whose protein sequence is MSDTELRRKERWQVEKDIMKLAWPSIVEQILVMLVGIVAMVLMGRIGTAALAAVGLVNMVMNFIQAVFNALSTGTTVVVARQWGEKDYDTIGHTLVQSIIISIVASAIIVIPCLFLKEPILRIFLGGNSADALALAVEYFGIILLGVPGFIIYLVVAGAFRGVGDTKTPMFVAAISNVLNIGLSLVLIFGWGPVKPMGIAGAGWANTIARWASMILILAMLKLSHGGISKARIRSFKVRLDLIRRIFKVGIPASLEQLVMQGGFLMMQTVIASMGTVALATYQVVTNINSMAFMPVTGLATAATAMVSQTLGAQDLRRADMAAWQNVYTGVAAVTFTGILLVVFANPLMHMYSSDPAVLQLGISCIYILALVEPFMGVNNVISAVLRGAGDITYVLITSFVGIWGFRLLTTLALYHWFNLGLQSVYYAFLADFGIRTLMYWIRLRKGKWKYIKV, encoded by the coding sequence GTGTCGGATACGGAGCTAAGGCGCAAGGAACGCTGGCAGGTTGAAAAGGATATCATGAAGCTGGCATGGCCGTCCATCGTCGAACAGATTCTGGTCATGCTGGTGGGCATCGTGGCCATGGTGCTCATGGGGCGCATCGGTACCGCGGCCCTGGCTGCGGTGGGCCTGGTCAACATGGTGATGAATTTCATCCAAGCGGTTTTCAACGCCCTGTCCACCGGCACCACGGTGGTGGTGGCGAGGCAGTGGGGCGAGAAGGATTACGATACCATCGGTCATACCCTGGTGCAGTCCATCATCATCTCTATCGTGGCTTCGGCTATCATCGTGATTCCCTGCCTGTTTTTGAAGGAGCCCATCCTCCGTATCTTCCTTGGCGGCAACTCCGCCGATGCTCTGGCTCTGGCGGTGGAGTATTTCGGCATCATTCTTCTGGGCGTGCCGGGCTTTATCATCTATTTGGTGGTGGCGGGCGCCTTCCGGGGCGTGGGCGACACCAAGACGCCCATGTTTGTGGCGGCCATCAGCAATGTCCTGAATATTGGGCTCAGCCTGGTGCTGATCTTCGGCTGGGGTCCCGTAAAGCCTATGGGCATTGCCGGCGCGGGCTGGGCCAACACCATCGCCCGCTGGGCGTCCATGATCCTTATTCTTGCCATGCTGAAGCTCAGCCATGGCGGCATCAGCAAAGCAAGAATAAGAAGCTTCAAGGTTCGCCTCGATCTCATTCGCCGCATTTTCAAGGTGGGCATTCCCGCCTCCTTGGAGCAGCTGGTGATGCAGGGCGGATTCCTCATGATGCAGACGGTGATCGCATCCATGGGTACGGTGGCTCTGGCCACCTACCAGGTGGTTACCAACATCAATTCCATGGCGTTCATGCCGGTCACCGGCCTTGCAACGGCGGCCACGGCCATGGTCAGCCAGACCCTGGGCGCCCAGGATCTCAGGCGTGCGGATATGGCCGCCTGGCAAAACGTCTATACCGGCGTTGCGGCGGTGACCTTTACCGGGATTCTGCTGGTGGTCTTTGCGAATCCCCTGATGCACATGTACAGCTCCGACCCGGCGGTGCTCCAGCTGGGCATCAGCTGCATCTACATCCTCGCCCTGGTGGAGCCCTTCATGGGTGTGAACAATGTGATCTCGGCCGTGCTGAGGGGCGCGGGGGATATCACCTACGTTCTGATAACGAGTTTTGTGGGGATCTGGGGCTTCCGGCTTTTGACCACTCTGGCTCTGTATCATTGGTTTAATCTGGGGCTTCAGTCGGTGTACTATGCGTTCCTGGCCGATTTCGGCATCCGGACTTTGATGTATTGGATTCGGCTGAGGAAGGGTAAGTGGAAGTATATCAAGGTATAG
- a CDS encoding aspartate kinase: MGIKVAKFGGSSLADAGQFIKVQSIIRKDRMRRYVVPSAPGKRYDGDIKVTDLLYRLYDEVAAGKDGRDVLNLLIQRFMGIIQDLELAMDLRSELEQVAAAIAEGASRDYAASRGEYFSGKILAELLGYDFVDPAGVILFDEKGQLDMERTQKSLSEKLMQHRRAVVPGFFGSMPDGSVRTFSRGGSDITGSLVARAVQAELYENWTDVSGFLMADPRIVDDPKIIDLITYQELRELSYMGATVLHEDCVFPARKAGIPIRVLNTNRPEDPGTLITDKYPEGRPKKIITGISGRKNMCVLSIEKNLMNAELGFGRRVLEALEENGVSFEHLPTGIDTMSVVIQEAQLEGGKLEKIMERIEETCHPDSMEVLRHLSLVATVGIGMVSTLGTAARLFNALARAGVNVRMIDQGSSELNIIVGVSDEDFGRAIRGIYNYFAVEG; this comes from the coding sequence ATGGGAATTAAAGTTGCCAAGTTCGGCGGCAGTTCGCTGGCCGATGCCGGTCAGTTTATTAAGGTGCAGTCCATCATCCGCAAGGACCGCATGCGGCGTTATGTGGTGCCTTCAGCGCCGGGCAAGCGCTACGACGGGGATATCAAGGTGACGGATCTCTTGTATCGGCTCTACGACGAGGTGGCGGCGGGCAAGGACGGCCGGGACGTGCTGAATCTGCTGATTCAGCGCTTCATGGGCATTATCCAGGACCTGGAGCTTGCCATGGACCTTCGAAGCGAGCTTGAGCAGGTGGCCGCCGCCATCGCGGAGGGTGCGAGCCGGGACTACGCGGCAAGCCGCGGCGAATACTTTTCCGGCAAGATTTTGGCCGAGCTTCTGGGCTATGATTTCGTGGATCCCGCCGGCGTGATTCTCTTTGACGAAAAGGGCCAGCTGGACATGGAAAGGACTCAGAAGAGCCTTTCTGAGAAACTGATGCAGCACCGTCGGGCGGTGGTCCCGGGCTTTTTTGGCAGCATGCCCGACGGCTCCGTGCGCACCTTCTCCCGAGGCGGTTCGGACATCACCGGTTCATTGGTGGCCCGGGCGGTCCAGGCGGAGCTCTATGAGAACTGGACCGATGTATCCGGATTTCTCATGGCCGACCCGAGGATCGTGGACGATCCCAAGATTATCGATCTAATCACCTACCAGGAACTTCGGGAACTGAGCTATATGGGCGCCACCGTGCTCCATGAGGACTGCGTATTCCCTGCCCGCAAGGCAGGCATTCCCATCCGCGTGCTCAACACCAATCGTCCGGAGGATCCGGGCACGCTCATCACCGACAAGTATCCCGAGGGGCGCCCCAAAAAGATTATTACGGGCATATCGGGACGCAAGAATATGTGCGTTTTGTCCATAGAAAAAAATCTTATGAACGCGGAGCTGGGCTTTGGCCGGCGGGTGCTGGAGGCGCTGGAGGAGAACGGCGTGTCCTTCGAGCATCTGCCCACAGGCATCGACACCATGTCCGTGGTCATTCAGGAGGCCCAGCTGGAAGGCGGAAAGCTGGAAAAGATCATGGAGCGCATTGAGGAGACCTGCCATCCCGACTCCATGGAGGTGCTGCGCCACCTGTCGCTGGTGGCCACGGTGGGCATCGGCATGGTGAGCACGCTGGGTACGGCTGCACGGCTTTTCAATGCTTTGGCCCGGGCGGGCGTGAACGTTCGCATGATTGATCAGGGCTCCAGCGAGCTCAACATCATCGTGGGCGTATCCGATGAAGATTTTGGGCGGGCGATCCGCGGTATCTACAATTACTTTGCTGTGGAGGGCTGA
- a CDS encoding DUF1015 domain-containing protein: MIYNGVAVKIPRLLMPIKGTELEKWAVVACDQYTAEEAYWREVEAIVKDAPSTLRLIYPEVYLERPDKPERIRAIHDAIKAYLDSGVLTELEPGMMLVRRTLGNKTRTGLVLSIDLEAYDFTPGSQSLIRATEGTIVDRLPPRIAIREAAPAEFPHVMLLVDDPGRTVIEPLWEGRGALKKTYDFELMMGGGHLEGYFLPEEGCMKVLDALEGLKKGEHPLLFASGDGNHSLATAKRCWENLKPALGDAWEDHPARFALVEVVNLHDEGLVFEPIHRVLFGVDARDLVMAMEAHFKGNLTFKDGDGGSLWAKLITPAGEKLARFRRGELAVGLLQDFLDDYLKRNPKVSLDYVHGDDVTEALGKKPGNAAFLLPPIDKNHLFEAVDSRGVLPRKTFSMGEAQEKRFYMEGRIIRP; this comes from the coding sequence ATGATCTATAATGGTGTTGCTGTGAAGATACCCCGGCTGCTGATGCCGATAAAGGGCACGGAGCTTGAGAAGTGGGCGGTGGTGGCCTGCGACCAGTACACCGCGGAGGAGGCGTATTGGCGCGAGGTGGAGGCGATCGTGAAGGATGCCCCTTCCACGCTGCGGCTCATCTATCCCGAGGTTTATCTTGAACGGCCGGATAAGCCGGAGCGCATCAGGGCGATCCATGACGCCATCAAGGCGTATCTCGATTCGGGCGTGCTCACCGAGCTTGAGCCGGGCATGATGCTGGTGCGCCGCACACTGGGGAACAAGACGCGGACGGGCCTTGTTCTTTCCATCGATCTTGAAGCCTACGACTTTACGCCGGGCTCCCAGAGCCTCATTCGGGCGACGGAAGGCACCATTGTGGACCGCCTGCCGCCCAGGATCGCCATTCGCGAGGCGGCGCCTGCCGAATTTCCCCATGTGATGCTGCTGGTGGACGATCCGGGAAGAACCGTGATCGAGCCCCTGTGGGAAGGGCGCGGCGCCCTTAAAAAGACCTATGATTTTGAGCTCATGATGGGCGGCGGCCATCTTGAGGGCTATTTCCTGCCGGAGGAGGGCTGCATGAAGGTGCTGGATGCACTGGAGGGGCTCAAGAAGGGCGAGCATCCGCTGCTCTTCGCCTCCGGGGACGGCAACCATTCGCTGGCCACTGCCAAGCGCTGCTGGGAAAACCTGAAGCCCGCGCTGGGGGATGCCTGGGAGGACCACCCGGCACGGTTCGCTCTGGTGGAGGTGGTCAACCTTCACGACGAGGGCCTCGTCTTTGAGCCCATCCACCGGGTGCTCTTTGGTGTGGATGCCCGGGATCTGGTGATGGCTATGGAAGCCCACTTTAAGGGCAACCTGACCTTTAAGGACGGGGACGGGGGCAGCCTTTGGGCAAAACTCATCACCCCAGCGGGAGAGAAGCTGGCCCGCTTTAGAAGGGGCGAACTGGCGGTGGGACTGCTGCAGGATTTTCTGGATGATTATCTGAAGCGCAATCCCAAGGTGTCGCTGGACTATGTCCATGGGGACGATGTGACGGAAGCTTTGGGGAAAAAGCCGGGCAATGCGGCGTTTTTGCTGCCGCCCATCGACAAAAACCATCTGTTCGAAGCGGTGGACAGCCGGGGCGTACTGCCTCGAAAGACCTTTTCCATGGGCGAGGCCCAGGAAAAACGCTTCTATATGGAAGGACGCATAATACGGCCTTAA
- a CDS encoding L-lactate dehydrogenase produces the protein MKRQGNKVGVIGTGFVGATTAYTLTLSGLVSDLVLVDKDKEKALGEAMDLNHGAAFYPSMNVMAGEYSDLKGSDVVIIAAGANQKPGETRMDLAHKNAAIFREIVPEVVRNAPDAVLLVVTNPVDVLTDVTMEVSGLPFGRVLGSGTVLDTSRLRHLISVHTHIDARNIHTYVLGEHGDSEVVAMSLTRLAGMDVHTFCEKCGRCDMDLGTALADQIESKVKNAAYEIIARKGATYYAVALAVRRIVEAILRDEKAILTVSGPVKGIFGMPNVCLSLPAVVGGEGIERFVPVDLAKDELEALCRSAEAIDKVIKSL, from the coding sequence ATGAAACGACAAGGCAATAAAGTGGGCGTGATCGGCACCGGATTCGTGGGCGCCACCACCGCCTATACGCTTACCCTGAGCGGACTGGTTTCCGACTTGGTATTGGTGGACAAGGATAAGGAGAAGGCGCTGGGCGAAGCGATGGACCTGAACCATGGCGCCGCCTTCTATCCCTCCATGAATGTGATGGCGGGGGAATACAGCGATCTCAAGGGAAGCGATGTGGTGATCATCGCCGCCGGCGCGAATCAAAAACCCGGTGAAACGCGGATGGATCTGGCGCACAAAAATGCGGCCATCTTTCGGGAAATCGTGCCCGAAGTTGTTCGAAACGCTCCGGACGCGGTGCTGCTGGTGGTGACCAATCCAGTGGATGTACTGACGGATGTCACCATGGAAGTGAGCGGCCTGCCTTTTGGCCGGGTTCTGGGAAGCGGCACGGTCCTCGATACATCCCGGCTGCGGCATCTGATCAGCGTGCATACCCATATTGACGCAAGAAACATTCACACCTATGTCCTTGGCGAACATGGGGACAGCGAGGTTGTAGCCATGAGCCTGACCCGTCTTGCCGGCATGGATGTGCACACCTTCTGTGAAAAGTGCGGCCGGTGCGATATGGATTTGGGCACGGCGCTGGCGGACCAGATCGAATCCAAGGTGAAAAATGCCGCCTATGAGATCATTGCCCGAAAGGGTGCGACCTATTACGCCGTGGCCCTGGCTGTGCGCCGCATCGTGGAGGCCATTCTCCGGGACGAGAAGGCGATTCTTACCGTCTCGGGGCCGGTGAAGGGGATCTTCGGAATGCCGAACGTGTGCCTGAGTCTGCCGGCGGTGGTGGGCGGCGAGGGAATTGAGCGTTTTGTGCCGGTGGATCTGGCGAAGGATGAGCTGGAGGCCCTCTGCCGCTCGGCCGAGGCCATTGACAAGGTAATCAAAAGTCTCTGA
- a CDS encoding HelD family protein: protein MSEQSLERAKLTKTLRLIDDESRMTRQKYEELRESVGGLKRGASSAFDSALHVKTFLLERARQNLINLGLAAGKPYFCRVDFREAGHDELATHYIGKYGVEDTQHHTMAVVDWRSPVANLYYSGQLGNVSYRCPDGNVEGELILKRQFTIENGELKHMFDTDVVAQEAFLRDALSELKDNRLRDIVTTIQQEQNLVIRAPMNGPLLVQGAAGSGKTTIALHRIAYLLYAHQDTLTPKNLMILAPNPLFLDYISEVLPELGVEDVVQTTYVKLCQELMGKHGPKVAPADPLTLMLERNLTKDAAERMVRCGRYKGSLAFRKKAEDYLGHLQSAIMPEASLTLGKLRIYSRKELLRIFTEDFAPYPLVPRIREMEKHLSFKMADSAARLVAYYEKDCQTRVNALKLRLPPGEERQHRILEVYEARDLRIKEVRTQAEERLKTYIAAFKVPTLLEAYQDFLAHYSADDPDLLAQLAAENREELLAGRIRREDLAALVLLCHGLFGLSRKLSIQHVVMDEAQDFSPFELSLLGTLTGSESVTLMGDLAQSIHPFQGIESWKEVAEQCYQRAGLETMTLVTSYRSTTEIMAVAESVLAHFTSPERPAAKPVLRHGPAPRFYRVGEQQRLPALQALALEFAESYSSVAVITKTPAAAKSLYSRLRKNTAVHLITQKDTHYEGGVMVLPAALAKGLEFDAAILADVDRETYCENPLDCHLLYVSLTRPLHALAGVFSGEPSPLLSAVSFTDWA from the coding sequence GTGTCGGAACAATCCCTGGAAAGGGCAAAGCTCACAAAGACCCTGCGGCTCATCGATGACGAGTCCCGCATGACCCGGCAAAAATACGAAGAGCTGAGGGAGAGCGTCGGCGGGCTCAAGCGCGGCGCGTCCAGCGCCTTTGACTCGGCCCTGCACGTCAAAACCTTTCTGCTGGAGAGGGCCCGTCAAAACCTCATCAATCTGGGTCTGGCCGCCGGAAAACCCTATTTCTGCCGTGTGGATTTTCGGGAAGCCGGCCATGATGAGCTTGCCACCCACTACATTGGCAAATACGGCGTGGAGGATACCCAGCATCATACCATGGCTGTCGTGGACTGGCGCTCTCCCGTCGCCAATCTCTATTACAGCGGCCAGCTGGGGAATGTCTCCTACCGCTGTCCCGATGGAAATGTGGAAGGCGAACTGATCCTGAAGCGGCAGTTCACCATTGAAAACGGCGAGCTGAAGCACATGTTCGATACCGATGTGGTGGCCCAGGAGGCCTTCCTGCGGGACGCCCTCAGCGAACTTAAGGACAATCGCCTTCGGGATATCGTGACCACCATCCAGCAGGAACAGAACCTGGTGATCCGTGCTCCCATGAACGGCCCCCTTCTGGTGCAGGGCGCGGCCGGCTCGGGCAAGACCACCATTGCGCTGCACCGCATCGCCTATCTGCTCTATGCCCATCAGGACACGCTCACCCCTAAAAACCTCATGATCCTGGCGCCCAATCCCCTCTTCCTCGATTATATCTCCGAGGTTCTGCCCGAGCTGGGCGTGGAGGACGTGGTGCAGACCACCTACGTGAAGCTTTGCCAAGAACTCATGGGAAAGCACGGCCCCAAAGTGGCTCCCGCCGATCCTCTTACCTTGATGTTGGAGCGGAACCTCACAAAGGATGCCGCCGAGCGCATGGTCCGCTGCGGCCGCTACAAGGGCAGCCTTGCCTTCCGGAAAAAGGCGGAAGACTATCTCGGGCATCTGCAAAGCGCCATAATGCCGGAAGCCTCCCTCACCCTGGGAAAGCTTCGCATCTACTCCCGCAAGGAGCTCCTTCGCATCTTTACCGAGGATTTCGCCCCCTATCCTCTCGTTCCCCGCATCAGGGAAATGGAAAAGCACCTCAGCTTTAAAATGGCGGACAGCGCCGCCAGGCTGGTGGCGTATTACGAGAAGGACTGCCAGACGCGGGTGAACGCGCTCAAGCTCAGACTGCCTCCGGGCGAGGAGCGACAGCACCGCATCCTTGAGGTCTACGAGGCCCGGGATCTTCGGATCAAGGAGGTCAGGACACAGGCTGAGGAGAGGCTGAAGACCTACATCGCGGCCTTCAAGGTGCCCACCCTTTTGGAGGCTTACCAGGATTTCCTCGCCCATTACAGCGCGGATGATCCCGATCTTCTGGCACAGCTTGCCGCGGAGAATCGGGAGGAGCTCCTGGCGGGCAGAATTCGCCGGGAGGACCTGGCCGCTTTGGTACTGCTTTGCCACGGCCTTTTTGGGCTGTCGCGAAAGCTCTCCATTCAGCATGTGGTCATGGATGAGGCCCAGGACTTCTCCCCCTTCGAGCTTTCCCTGCTGGGAACGCTGACGGGCAGCGAATCGGTGACGCTGATGGGCGATCTGGCCCAAAGCATCCACCCCTTCCAGGGAATTGAATCCTGGAAGGAGGTGGCGGAACAGTGTTACCAAAGGGCCGGCCTTGAAACCATGACGCTGGTGACCAGCTACCGCAGCACCACGGAGATCATGGCGGTGGCGGAAAGCGTGCTCGCCCATTTCACCAGTCCCGAACGGCCCGCGGCGAAACCGGTGCTCCGCCATGGACCGGCGCCGCGTTTTTACAGGGTCGGGGAACAACAGCGGCTGCCCGCATTGCAGGCCCTCGCCCTGGAATTTGCCGAAAGCTACAGCTCCGTGGCCGTCATCACAAAGACCCCCGCCGCGGCGAAGTCCCTGTATAGCAGGCTTCGAAAAAATACCGCGGTTCATCTCATCACCCAGAAGGACACCCACTATGAGGGCGGCGTGATGGTTCTGCCGGCGGCGCTGGCAAAAGGCCTCGAATTCGATGCCGCCATTTTGGCGGATGTTGACCGGGAGACCTACTGTGAAAACCCCCTCGACTGCCATCTTCTCTATGTATCCCTCACCCGGCCTCTCCACGCGCTGGCCGGCGTCTTTTCCGGGGAGCCTTCCCCGCTTCTCTCGGCGGTGTCCTTTACGGACTGGGCCTAA
- a CDS encoding DUF5050 domain-containing protein, with protein MRARIRWMAAALCLLMAMGLAGCGGKPEGPAASELVGGTPNTELAMQQGDYIYFGRPDSGLYRLKKDGSELYRLYKASDLHVLGVMDEYVYYFAPDMPGTYASLERIKLDGTGRQVLAERVNARGGLLEAEDHFYITLEGRDDQTGGLYRIKPDGSERTLVLADVLLTNLKFWNNGIYGINLSDKEQIICLDLGEKVIRQISGTASISRFDIREDKIFYEDRSDWAVYRMNLDGSDLQQMIKNYPLEGETLYRKVSIGNGKARIERVNAEGGPLENIVEVDKGGLKFLLTSDGMIYYANGYTVTSEDGTEKQFDRMYRIRADVDQQPEYILQGHLANYDFVLETAGCVIFQVTAVDEESGTALAAGQFYRLNMQDLSVTRLEIQGDN; from the coding sequence GTGAGGGCAAGGATTCGATGGATGGCGGCAGCGCTGTGTCTTTTGATGGCGATGGGTCTTGCAGGCTGCGGCGGCAAGCCGGAAGGACCGGCGGCGTCGGAGCTGGTGGGGGGGACCCCCAATACCGAGCTTGCTATGCAGCAGGGAGACTACATCTACTTTGGCAGGCCGGACAGCGGGCTTTACCGCCTTAAAAAGGATGGCAGCGAGCTTTACAGACTCTATAAAGCCAGTGATTTGCATGTGTTGGGCGTGATGGATGAATACGTCTATTACTTTGCGCCGGATATGCCGGGGACCTACGCGTCGCTGGAACGGATCAAGCTGGACGGCACCGGACGCCAGGTCCTGGCGGAGCGGGTCAACGCCCGGGGCGGTCTGCTCGAGGCGGAGGACCATTTCTATATTACGCTGGAGGGCCGGGACGATCAGACCGGCGGGCTGTACCGCATAAAACCCGACGGCAGCGAGAGGACGCTGGTGCTGGCTGACGTGCTGCTCACCAACCTCAAGTTTTGGAACAACGGTATCTATGGCATCAACCTTTCGGACAAGGAACAGATCATCTGTCTGGATCTGGGCGAGAAGGTGATTCGGCAGATCAGCGGCACGGCTTCCATCAGCCGCTTTGATATCCGGGAGGATAAGATTTTCTACGAGGACCGCTCCGACTGGGCGGTGTACCGCATGAATCTTGACGGCAGCGATCTGCAGCAGATGATCAAAAACTATCCCCTGGAGGGTGAGACGCTGTACCGCAAGGTCAGCATTGGCAACGGCAAGGCCCGGATCGAACGGGTCAACGCCGAGGGCGGTCCGCTGGAGAACATCGTGGAGGTGGACAAGGGCGGGCTGAAATTCCTGCTTACGTCGGACGGCATGATCTATTATGCGAACGGCTACACCGTCACCTCGGAGGACGGCACGGAAAAGCAGTTTGACCGCATGTACCGGATCAGGGCCGATGTGGACCAGCAGCCCGAATACATCCTGCAGGGCCATCTGGCCAACTACGATTTTGTGCTGGAGACGGCGGGCTGCGTGATCTTTCAGGTGACAGCGGTGGACGAAGAAAGCGGTACGGCGCTGGCCGCCGGTCAGTTCTACCGGCTCAATATGCAGGACCTCAGTGTAACCCGTCTTGAAATCCAGGGCGATAATTAA